Proteins from a genomic interval of Streptomyces sp. NBC_01445:
- a CDS encoding peptidoglycan recognition protein family protein: MSRSQWRADETKRDPHAHYAQGVAAIFIHHTDTPNDYKCADVPRTLRNLYTGQTRDQKWGDLGYNFLVDKCGNIYEGRAGGTDRPVIGSHTIGFNQSTTGIAAIGTFGPGTPVPAAMERGIAALAAWKLGLRGVDPTSKVRLTSTNDKSRYTKGTSATFNAISGHRDGFATDCPGEALFARLPAIRQLAADLQGRSARPLFGADRPVSGAPGQPRTS; encoded by the coding sequence GTGTCGCGTTCGCAGTGGCGGGCCGACGAGACCAAGCGCGACCCCCATGCCCACTACGCGCAAGGGGTTGCGGCGATCTTCATCCACCACACCGACACCCCCAACGACTACAAGTGCGCGGACGTCCCGCGTACCTTGCGCAATCTGTACACGGGCCAGACCCGTGACCAGAAGTGGGGAGACCTCGGCTACAACTTCCTCGTCGACAAATGCGGCAACATCTACGAAGGCCGCGCCGGCGGTACCGACCGCCCCGTCATCGGCTCCCACACCATCGGGTTCAACCAGAGCACCACGGGGATCGCGGCGATCGGCACCTTCGGACCAGGGACGCCGGTGCCGGCGGCCATGGAACGCGGGATCGCGGCCCTCGCCGCCTGGAAACTCGGCTTGCGGGGCGTAGACCCCACCAGCAAAGTGCGGCTGACATCCACGAATGACAAGAGCCGTTACACCAAGGGAACTTCGGCCACATTCAACGCGATCTCCGGCCATCGCGACGGCTTTGCCACCGACTGCCCCGGGGAGGCGTTGTTCGCCCGGCTCCCCGCGATCCGCCAGCTCGCCGCCGATCTCCAGGGCAGGTCTGCACGGCCACTCTTCGGCGCCGACCGCCCGGTGAGTGGCGCACCTGGGCAACCTCGCACGAGCTAA
- a CDS encoding cold-shock protein, giving the protein MTTGTVKWFNAEKGFGFIAQAGGGPDVFAHYSAINSTGFRELQEGQTVTFDVTQGQKGPQAENINLA; this is encoded by the coding sequence ATGACTACGGGAACTGTGAAGTGGTTCAACGCGGAGAAAGGTTTCGGATTCATCGCCCAGGCTGGTGGCGGCCCGGACGTCTTCGCCCACTACTCGGCGATCAACTCCACGGGCTTCCGTGAACTCCAGGAGGGCCAGACCGTGACGTTCGATGTCACCCAGGGTCAGAAGGGCCCCCAGGCGGAGAACATCAACCTGGCCTGA
- a CDS encoding SsgA family sporulation/cell division regulator: protein MKPGPAGEGDVRIWPADEHGRCDSYILLKPPSGTALLKAWTQEIKIFLQETEVVVPREAEPGWIDLDAVLAHFLAEGRRRPSCHSPRGRVARGPSSPNPVSVPTLRLAD from the coding sequence GTGAAACCCGGGCCCGCTGGCGAGGGAGACGTTCGCATATGGCCCGCCGACGAGCATGGCCGCTGCGACTCGTACATCCTTCTCAAGCCGCCATCTGGTACGGCCTTGCTCAAAGCCTGGACGCAGGAAATCAAGATTTTCCTCCAGGAAACGGAGGTCGTGGTGCCCAGGGAGGCCGAGCCCGGGTGGATCGACTTGGACGCTGTGCTGGCGCACTTCCTCGCCGAAGGAAGAAGGCGGCCCAGCTGCCACTCACCGAGAGGCCGGGTCGCTCGGGGCCCCTCGTCACCGAATCCTGTTAGCGTGCCCACCCTGAGGCTGGCAGACTGA
- a CDS encoding MerR family transcriptional regulator, producing the protein MTADDSFDRLEDEDYPAYTMGRAAEMLGTTQGFLRAIGEARLITPLRSEGGHRRYSRYQLRIAARARELVDQGTPIEAACRIIVLEDQLEEAQRINAEYRRNTESGSPPAS; encoded by the coding sequence ATGACAGCAGACGACTCGTTCGACCGTCTCGAGGACGAGGACTACCCCGCCTACACGATGGGCCGGGCCGCCGAGATGCTCGGCACCACCCAGGGCTTCCTCCGTGCCATCGGTGAAGCCCGTCTCATCACCCCGCTGCGCTCCGAGGGCGGCCACCGCCGCTACTCCCGCTACCAGCTGCGCATCGCCGCGCGCGCCCGGGAACTCGTCGATCAGGGCACCCCCATCGAGGCCGCCTGCCGCATCATCGTCCTCGAGGACCAGCTCGAAGAGGCCCAGCGCATCAACGCCGAATACCGCCGCAACACCGAGTCGGGTTCACCGCCTGCGAGCTGA
- a CDS encoding GTP cyclohydrolase II encodes MTADLATFHHLADGQERLAVILGEPATGRPPLVRLHSECLTGDVFRSARCDCGPQLCEAVERIADRGGVLLYLRQEGRGIGLYNKLDAYALQDQGLDTYEANVALGLPEDGRDYTAAAQMLAALGVFELDLLANNPDKAAQLRTLGLTVTQHVPTGVFTTAHNVRYLRSKVVHTQHTLPLTKLTGG; translated from the coding sequence GTGACCGCCGACCTCGCCACCTTCCACCACCTCGCCGACGGGCAGGAACGCCTGGCCGTCATCCTCGGCGAACCCGCCACTGGTCGGCCCCCGCTGGTGCGCCTGCACTCCGAGTGCCTGACCGGCGACGTCTTCCGATCGGCCCGCTGCGATTGCGGCCCCCAGCTGTGCGAGGCGGTCGAGCGCATCGCCGACCGCGGAGGCGTCCTGCTCTACCTCCGCCAGGAGGGACGCGGCATCGGCCTCTACAACAAGCTCGACGCCTACGCCCTCCAGGACCAGGGCCTCGACACCTACGAGGCCAACGTGGCCCTCGGCCTCCCCGAGGACGGCCGCGACTACACCGCCGCCGCTCAGATGCTCGCCGCCCTCGGCGTCTTTGAGCTGGACCTGCTGGCCAACAACCCGGACAAGGCGGCCCAGCTGCGCACCCTGGGGCTTACGGTGACCCAGCACGTTCCCACGGGTGTCTTCACCACAGCCCACAACGTCCGCTACCTCCGTAGCAAGGTCGTCCACACCCAGCACACGCTGCCGCTGACGAAACTGACGGGGGGCTGA
- a CDS encoding glycosyl hydrolase yields the protein MGALAGAATALSSAAVGQALAQGSGATGASAVGLRDPAAAVRPKFRWWWPDALVDTGEIAREIREIAATGFGGVEIAAVTHSMDEQLDTVRYGWGTAAWRAAVEAALREAKKRDVVVDLTIGPAWPGAVPSITPDSRAAAKELAHGVAVLESGTTYEGPVPEAVSEAGEGVTDQRLLLVQTVRVSAGSTPTSVPVRLDRDTVTDITDRAAGGRISWTAPDDGAAWLLVAYWERGSGQRPEGRDHTTPLAYVVDHFSDAGTRAVTDFWEEHILTPSIRTLLKETGGTLFEDSIEIETDATLWTPALPAEFERRMGYSLLPHLAAFVEKKEKYAFSFEPSLDKAIRRDVMEVVTELYVEHHLRPLQTWAHTLGLKLRIQPYGLETDAIYKSALLDVTEGESLGFKNLDDFRCLAGGRDMGGRPLVSNEAGGTAGGAYSTKWTDTLKKLVTQYAAGVNQAVFHGFAYADAPGAQWPGFAAFSPYKGAAGYGEAWGPRQPLWRHTPQIADFLARVQQVLQTGVNRVDIGVLRQKGYAGSGLGAPWFTSDGVPVGWTHTFLSPRLLDLPSAVVRDGRLAPEGPALKALLVDGDIMINREHTLQLDVAEKLLSYARAGLPVILIGDWSDAHVPGLARPGDNERLVRLLDELQELKTVHTVADRPDVPQAIAALGLTRDVEHAQSSMLLHAHRADSTADYYFFANDAVSKKGSTGTRITHDVTLTAHVKGAIPYRFDPWTGTATPVALYARTDDGRVRLTVDLQPGAVTVLVLTRPSGAAPKRYATATQADDIRVLEDGRLEIRASAPGTYTTTLDNDRSVATTIGPVPSPVSLTSWKLTVDDWRPGASATETVHEQHELNLDALAPWTLLPGLEDVSGIGRYRTTVRLGDDWDPGTHGAVLELGGVFDTFTVRANGHDLPPVDQLTLVADLGSRLRPGANTIEVEVATTLLNRLRVACPAVFGGGKRQDYGLTGPVRLVPYARATVRT from the coding sequence ATGGGCGCCTTGGCCGGGGCCGCCACAGCGCTGTCCTCGGCCGCTGTCGGGCAGGCCCTCGCGCAGGGTTCCGGTGCCACGGGGGCCTCGGCAGTGGGCCTACGCGACCCCGCGGCCGCCGTGCGACCCAAGTTTCGATGGTGGTGGCCCGACGCTCTGGTCGACACCGGTGAAATCGCCCGGGAGATTCGGGAAATCGCCGCGACCGGGTTCGGCGGGGTGGAGATCGCGGCGGTCACGCACAGCATGGACGAGCAGTTGGACACGGTCCGCTACGGCTGGGGTACCGCGGCCTGGCGTGCGGCGGTGGAGGCGGCGCTGCGCGAGGCGAAGAAGCGCGATGTGGTGGTGGACCTGACGATCGGCCCCGCGTGGCCTGGCGCGGTGCCTTCGATCACGCCGGACAGCCGGGCCGCCGCGAAGGAACTCGCCCACGGCGTCGCCGTGCTGGAGTCAGGAACCACGTACGAAGGTCCGGTTCCGGAAGCCGTGAGCGAGGCCGGGGAAGGCGTCACGGACCAGCGGCTGCTGCTCGTGCAGACGGTGCGGGTCTCGGCGGGCAGCACGCCGACGTCCGTGCCGGTCCGCCTGGACCGGGACACGGTCACCGACATCACCGACAGGGCGGCCGGCGGGCGCATCTCCTGGACCGCGCCCGACGACGGAGCGGCCTGGCTCCTGGTGGCCTACTGGGAGCGCGGCTCGGGTCAGCGTCCGGAGGGCCGCGACCACACCACACCCCTCGCCTATGTCGTCGACCACTTCAGCGACGCGGGAACGCGCGCGGTGACCGACTTCTGGGAGGAACATATCCTCACCCCGTCGATCCGGACGCTGCTCAAGGAGACGGGCGGCACGCTCTTCGAGGACTCCATCGAGATCGAGACCGACGCGACGCTGTGGACCCCGGCGCTGCCCGCCGAGTTCGAGCGGCGGATGGGCTACTCCCTCCTCCCCCACCTCGCGGCGTTCGTCGAGAAGAAGGAGAAGTACGCCTTCAGCTTCGAGCCGTCGCTCGACAAGGCGATCCGGCGCGACGTGATGGAGGTCGTCACCGAGCTCTACGTCGAGCATCATCTGCGGCCGCTGCAGACGTGGGCACACACGCTGGGCCTGAAGCTGCGCATCCAGCCGTACGGCCTGGAGACCGACGCCATCTACAAGTCGGCGCTGCTCGACGTCACCGAGGGCGAGTCCCTCGGATTCAAGAACCTCGACGACTTCCGCTGTCTGGCGGGCGGCCGCGACATGGGCGGCAGGCCGCTCGTGTCGAACGAGGCCGGTGGCACGGCCGGCGGCGCCTACTCCACCAAGTGGACCGACACGCTGAAGAAGCTGGTCACGCAGTACGCGGCCGGGGTCAACCAGGCCGTGTTCCACGGCTTCGCGTACGCGGACGCGCCGGGCGCCCAGTGGCCCGGCTTCGCGGCGTTCTCGCCGTACAAGGGAGCCGCCGGATATGGCGAGGCCTGGGGACCGCGCCAGCCGCTGTGGCGGCACACACCGCAGATCGCCGACTTCCTCGCCCGGGTGCAGCAGGTGCTCCAGACCGGCGTGAACAGGGTCGACATCGGCGTCCTGCGACAGAAGGGGTACGCGGGATCCGGGCTCGGCGCGCCCTGGTTCACCAGCGACGGCGTGCCCGTCGGCTGGACGCACACGTTCCTCAGCCCGCGTCTGCTCGACCTACCGTCCGCCGTGGTCCGCGACGGACGGCTGGCCCCCGAGGGGCCCGCGCTCAAGGCGCTGCTCGTCGACGGCGACATCATGATCAACCGGGAACACACGCTCCAACTCGACGTCGCCGAGAAGCTGTTGAGCTACGCCCGCGCGGGCCTGCCCGTCATCCTCATCGGCGACTGGTCCGACGCCCACGTCCCCGGTCTCGCCCGCCCCGGCGACAACGAGCGGCTCGTACGGCTCCTCGATGAGCTGCAGGAGCTCAAGACCGTCCACACGGTCGCCGACCGGCCCGACGTACCGCAGGCCATCGCCGCGCTCGGGCTGACCCGCGACGTCGAGCACGCCCAGTCCTCGATGCTGCTGCACGCCCACCGGGCGGACAGCACCGCCGACTACTACTTCTTCGCCAACGACGCGGTGAGCAAGAAGGGTTCGACCGGCACCCGCATCACGCACGACGTGACACTGACCGCGCACGTGAAGGGCGCGATCCCGTACCGCTTCGACCCATGGACGGGCACCGCCACCCCGGTCGCCCTGTACGCCCGCACCGACGACGGCCGCGTGCGGCTGACCGTGGACCTGCAGCCAGGCGCCGTCACCGTGCTGGTCCTGACCCGCCCGTCCGGCGCGGCACCGAAGCGGTACGCCACGGCCACGCAGGCCGACGACATCCGGGTGCTCGAGGACGGCCGCCTGGAGATCCGGGCCTCAGCCCCGGGAACGTACACCACCACCCTCGACAACGATCGCTCGGTCGCCACAACGATCGGCCCCGTCCCCTCCCCCGTGTCCCTCACCTCCTGGAAGCTGACGGTCGACGACTGGCGGCCGGGCGCGAGCGCCACCGAAACCGTCCATGAACAGCACGAGTTGAACCTTGACGCCCTCGCGCCCTGGACGCTGTTGCCGGGCCTGGAGGACGTCTCCGGCATCGGCCGATACCGCACCACCGTCCGTCTGGGCGACGACTGGGATCCCGGCACGCACGGCGCGGTACTCGAACTGGGCGGCGTCTTCGACACGTTCACCGTGCGCGCCAACGGCCACGACCTGCCGCCCGTCGACCAGCTCACCCTCGTCGCCGACCTCGGGTCCCGGCTGCGGCCCGGCGCCAACACGATCGAGGTCGAGGTGGCGACGACCCTGCTCAACCGGCTCCGCGTCGCCTGCCCCGCCGTGTTCGGCGGCGGCAAGCGGCAGGACTACGGGCTGACCGGACCCGTCCGCCTCGTCCCGTACGCGCGCGCGACCGTGCGCACCTGA